From Carya illinoinensis cultivar Pawnee chromosome 5, C.illinoinensisPawnee_v1, whole genome shotgun sequence, one genomic window encodes:
- the LOC122310300 gene encoding kirola-like — protein sequence MSSSLSGKLSIEIEAKSSARSMYEANAKRLYDVPKLCPTYIPKVDLVEGKWEDVGAVVNFHLAHVVRGNLDFRKGKWNIFHLFGCLGSEVILEIDSLIKGKTLISKEIYEHKDDEKLSVTFKVIGGLLMEAFKSFKFIIQATRKDTGCLVRWTLEYEKLKEDVPDPKEMLQFAVDLTKEMDANLIGHQDLYTFKKKKKKKKKSLIL from the exons atgtCTTCTTCTCTGTCTGGTAAGTTAAGTATTGAAATAGAGGCCAAGTCATCAGCTCGTTCTATGTATGAGGCAAACGCGAAACGATTGTACGATGTACCAAAACTTTGCCCTACCTATATACCCAAGGTTGATTTAGTAGAAGGTAAATGGGAAGATGTGGGTGCTGTCGTGAACTTTCATCTCGCACACG TTGTTAGGGGTAATTTGGACTTTCGAAAGGGAAAATGGAATATATTTCATCTTTTTGGTTGCTTGGGATCGGAGGTGATTCTGGAAATTGATAGTTTAATTAAG GGGAAAACTTTAATTTCAAAGGAGATATATGAGCACAAAGATGATGAAAAATTGTCAGTCACTTTCAAGGTCATAGGAGGATTACTGATGGAGGCATTcaaaagtttcaagttcattaTTCAAGCCACTCGCAAGGATACGGGATGTTTGGTTCGCTGGACACTTGAATATGAGAAACTGAAGGAGGATGTTCCAGATCCAAAAGAAATGCTTCAATTTGCAGTTGATCTTACCAAAGAGATGGATGCCAATCTGATCGGCCACCAAGACCTctacacatttaaaaaaaaaaaaaaaaaaaaaaaaaaatcattaatattatAG